The following coding sequences are from one Kushneria phosphatilytica window:
- a CDS encoding LacI family DNA-binding transcriptional regulator encodes MARRPTLRTIADQVGVTVSAVSLALRDDPRISQGTRDRIQQAAQALGYVYNRHAAGLRRGDSGTVAVCLNDLGNPFFTEFLGHMETRFREANRMMLFGHAQETLALQTRFTRQMVEHGAAGLVLLPVAGTTREDLEGPEAYHLRHFPLVLISRDVEEAEFDRVINDDVLGMKLLVQHLLALGHRRIVWLGGGSKTSTARDREAAFIEEMTRAGLPPAEASIHHGPTSLAFGDSMLDELMGQSLPPTAMVCFSDIIAFGVLAGCYRHGLTPGVDISVTGFDDMGAAAYSTPALTSVRVRTDLIGARASELLLARMAGHEFSPVRAVIPPELIVRATTGPPVPGQV; translated from the coding sequence ATGGCGCGCAGGCCCACGCTTCGAACCATTGCCGATCAGGTGGGCGTCACCGTCTCTGCGGTGTCGCTGGCCTTGCGTGACGATCCCAGAATTTCGCAGGGCACTCGCGATCGAATACAGCAGGCGGCCCAGGCGCTGGGGTATGTCTATAACCGCCATGCCGCCGGATTGCGCCGGGGTGATAGCGGGACCGTGGCGGTGTGTCTCAACGATCTTGGTAATCCGTTCTTTACCGAGTTTCTCGGCCATATGGAAACCCGGTTTCGTGAAGCGAATCGGATGATGCTGTTCGGTCACGCGCAGGAGACGCTGGCGCTTCAGACGCGTTTTACGCGTCAGATGGTCGAACATGGCGCTGCCGGGCTGGTGCTGCTGCCCGTGGCTGGCACCACGCGGGAAGATCTCGAAGGGCCGGAGGCCTATCACCTGCGCCATTTCCCGCTGGTGCTGATCTCCCGGGATGTCGAGGAGGCCGAATTCGATCGGGTGATCAATGACGACGTGCTGGGCATGAAACTGCTGGTTCAGCATCTGCTGGCGCTGGGTCATCGGCGCATTGTCTGGCTGGGCGGGGGCAGCAAGACCTCAACGGCGCGCGACCGTGAAGCGGCCTTTATCGAAGAGATGACCCGGGCAGGATTACCACCCGCTGAGGCGAGTATCCATCACGGCCCGACCTCGCTGGCCTTTGGCGACAGCATGCTTGATGAGCTCATGGGGCAGTCGCTGCCACCGACCGCGATGGTCTGTTTTTCCGACATCATTGCCTTCGGCGTGCTGGCGGGCTGCTACCGTCACGGTTTGACTCCCGGAGTGGATATCTCCGTGACCGGTTTTGATGACATGGGCGCGGCAGCCTACTCGACGCCGGCCTTGACCAGTGTGCGAGTACGTACTGACCTGATTGGCGCCCGGGCCAGCGAGTTGCTGTTGGCGCGCATGGCCGGACACGAGTTTTCACCGGTCCGGGCGGTCATCCCGCCCGAGCTGATCGTTCGCGCCACGACGGGCCCGCCAGTCCCCGGGCAGGTCTGA
- the rep gene encoding DNA helicase Rep, with product MSDIRERIAGLNPRQREAVKYIDGPCLVLAGAGSGKTSVITTKIAYLIQECGMSARRIAAVTFTNKAAREMKERVSSMLPGKSGHGLTVSTFHTLGLNIIKSELKTLGLRSGFSLFDPEDARVLLRELMQKDAQVDADQINRVQGQISSWKNDLILPGPALSHAETEDEAFCARVYEHYTRHLRAYNAVDFDDLIMLPATMFERHPEVLAKWRRRIHYMLVDEYQDTNSSQYQLVRMLMAERSTFTVVGDDDQSIYAWRGARPENLVQLGEDFPSLNVIKLEQNYRSTAVILRAANTLIANNPHVYEKTLWSDKGLGESIRIIMTRNEEAEAERVATEILTARIKQSAKWKDFAVLYRGNFQARLLELKLQHYQIPYKLSGGTSFFSRNEIKDAMAYLRLLINPADDNAFLRIVNVPRREIGPTTLEKLANYASERRVSLFAACSELGLSHVLGEKAVERLGRFNHFLEAIRKRMDQGDAIAAIRQMFQEMDYEAWLVQNASAPAIAEKRMANVWTLVDQLEQSMHRGTEEGDEASEETDDVEAAISRLVLRDILDQQAQEDDTDKVQLLTLHASKGLEFPHVYVMGLEEELLPHRNSIEANTIEEERRLAYVGITRARQSLTLTLTKQRKVYGEMMDCTPSRFLDELPEEDLQWFGRPDKENPEQKHERGKEALAGLRSLLG from the coding sequence ATGTCCGATATTCGCGAACGCATTGCCGGTCTCAATCCGCGCCAGCGCGAGGCGGTGAAATACATCGATGGCCCCTGCCTGGTACTCGCCGGTGCCGGCTCCGGCAAGACCAGCGTGATCACCACCAAGATCGCCTATCTGATCCAGGAGTGCGGCATGAGCGCTCGGCGCATTGCCGCGGTGACCTTCACCAACAAGGCCGCCCGCGAGATGAAGGAGCGGGTGAGTTCGATGCTGCCTGGCAAGAGCGGCCACGGCCTGACGGTGTCGACCTTTCACACCCTTGGGCTCAATATCATCAAATCCGAGCTGAAAACGCTGGGGCTGCGCTCGGGCTTCTCACTGTTCGATCCCGAGGATGCCCGGGTGCTGCTGCGCGAGCTGATGCAGAAGGATGCCCAGGTCGATGCCGATCAGATCAACCGCGTGCAGGGGCAGATTTCCAGCTGGAAGAATGACCTGATTCTGCCCGGGCCGGCGCTCTCACATGCCGAAACCGAGGATGAGGCGTTCTGTGCGCGGGTCTACGAGCACTACACTCGCCACCTGCGTGCCTACAACGCGGTCGATTTCGATGACCTGATCATGCTGCCGGCGACCATGTTCGAGCGCCATCCGGAGGTGCTGGCGAAGTGGCGCCGGCGGATTCACTACATGCTGGTCGACGAGTACCAGGACACCAACTCCAGCCAGTATCAGCTGGTGCGCATGCTGATGGCGGAGCGCTCGACCTTCACCGTGGTCGGCGATGACGATCAGTCGATCTATGCCTGGCGTGGGGCGCGCCCGGAAAATCTGGTGCAGCTGGGTGAGGATTTCCCCAGCCTTAACGTTATCAAGCTCGAGCAGAATTACCGCTCCACCGCGGTGATCCTGCGCGCCGCCAATACCCTGATTGCCAACAATCCGCACGTCTACGAAAAGACACTCTGGTCGGACAAGGGGCTCGGCGAGTCGATTCGCATCATCATGACCCGCAACGAGGAGGCCGAGGCCGAGCGGGTGGCGACCGAGATTCTCACCGCACGCATCAAGCAGTCGGCCAAATGGAAGGATTTCGCCGTGCTCTATCGCGGCAATTTTCAGGCGCGGCTGCTGGAACTCAAGCTGCAGCACTACCAGATCCCCTACAAGCTCTCCGGCGGCACCTCGTTCTTCTCCAGAAACGAGATCAAGGACGCCATGGCCTACCTGCGCCTGCTGATCAATCCGGCCGACGACAACGCCTTTCTGCGCATCGTCAATGTGCCGCGTCGCGAGATCGGGCCCACGACGCTGGAGAAGCTCGCCAATTACGCCAGCGAGCGCCGGGTGAGTCTGTTTGCCGCCTGTAGCGAACTGGGCCTGAGTCATGTGCTCGGTGAAAAGGCGGTCGAGCGGCTCGGGCGCTTCAACCACTTCCTCGAAGCGATCCGCAAGCGCATGGATCAGGGCGACGCTATCGCGGCCATTCGTCAGATGTTCCAGGAGATGGATTACGAGGCGTGGCTGGTACAGAACGCCAGCGCCCCGGCGATCGCCGAGAAACGCATGGCCAACGTCTGGACGCTGGTCGATCAGCTCGAGCAGTCGATGCATCGCGGCACCGAAGAGGGCGACGAGGCCAGCGAAGAGACCGATGATGTCGAGGCCGCGATCTCCCGGCTGGTACTGCGTGACATCCTCGATCAGCAGGCCCAGGAGGACGACACTGACAAGGTACAGCTGTTGACCCTGCACGCCTCCAAGGGGCTCGAGTTCCCGCATGTCTACGTCATGGGGCTGGAAGAGGAGCTGCTGCCGCATCGCAACTCGATCGAGGCCAACACCATCGAGGAGGAGCGCCGGCTGGCCTATGTCGGCATTACCCGTGCGCGCCAGAGCCTGACCCTGACGCTGACCAAACAGCGCAAGGTCTACGGCGAGATGATGGACTGCACGCCGAGCCGCTTTCTCGACGAGCTGCCGGAGGAGGACCTGCAGTGGTTCGGCCGACCGGACAAGGAGAACCCCGAGCAGAAGCATGAACGCGGCAAGGAGGCACTGGCCGGGCTCAGATCACTGCTGGGGTAA
- a CDS encoding methyl-accepting chemotaxis protein — MLSRFKIGTRLGVAFGIVSLLIVICAGAGILGLNHMQAISERVVNVDSRLAQNALNVKRLALEERRYEKDSFINIGDREKQLSYQQKWEEARGRLADTLAAGAKLAPTEELRGLYTQAEGALEAYAGGFTAIQQRIRNGELTEAAQANAAFAQYKEQVYQLESVADRINEVAAERMQAAEQTISNAHHQTLIWLVIFAGVALLLATVLALMITGSITTPLRRALAITEQVSKGDLSQDISTDGRDEIARLLTAMMTMSRSLSTLVHSIRNTAQDVYAGASELSHSSHDLAARTEQQAASLEQTAASMEEMSATAKQNTDATQQANTLADNATNSARSSSSDVKQNLSLMREIATQSERMNQILTTIDSIAFQTNILALNASVEAARAGEQGKGFAVVASEVRALASRSADSAGEIRKLLEETSQCIMSGVHQAERSGQSIGETQTTIEQLAMLINDIATASREQINGIDQINGAVSQMDTVTQQNAAMVQQSTTAVGALEEQAEKLQSLVATFKVREPMTAV; from the coding sequence ATGCTTTCCCGATTCAAGATTGGCACCCGCCTGGGTGTCGCTTTCGGCATCGTCTCCTTACTGATCGTGATTTGTGCAGGCGCCGGCATACTTGGCCTGAATCACATGCAAGCCATCTCTGAAAGAGTGGTTAATGTTGATTCCCGGCTGGCACAGAACGCGCTGAATGTTAAACGGCTCGCTTTGGAAGAGCGGCGCTACGAGAAAGACAGCTTTATCAACATTGGCGATCGCGAGAAGCAGCTCTCCTATCAACAAAAATGGGAGGAGGCTCGTGGCCGGTTGGCTGATACGCTTGCCGCTGGCGCAAAGCTGGCCCCGACCGAAGAGCTTCGAGGGCTGTATACCCAGGCCGAAGGCGCACTTGAGGCCTATGCCGGGGGCTTTACGGCCATACAGCAGCGTATCCGCAATGGAGAACTGACCGAAGCAGCACAGGCCAATGCCGCCTTCGCACAATACAAGGAGCAGGTCTATCAGCTGGAATCAGTGGCCGATCGTATCAACGAGGTGGCTGCCGAAAGAATGCAGGCTGCCGAGCAGACCATCAGTAATGCCCATCACCAAACGCTGATCTGGCTGGTGATCTTCGCGGGCGTTGCCCTGCTACTGGCAACCGTACTGGCACTGATGATTACCGGCAGTATTACCACCCCTCTGCGGCGTGCTCTGGCGATTACCGAACAGGTTTCAAAGGGTGATCTCAGCCAGGACATCAGCACCGATGGCCGCGACGAAATCGCAAGACTGCTAACGGCCATGATGACGATGAGCCGTTCCCTGTCGACTCTGGTGCACTCCATTCGAAATACTGCGCAGGATGTCTACGCCGGTGCCAGCGAACTCTCCCACAGCAGCCATGATCTTGCTGCCCGTACCGAACAGCAGGCAGCGTCACTGGAGCAAACCGCGGCGAGCATGGAAGAGATGTCTGCCACCGCCAAACAGAACACCGACGCGACCCAGCAGGCCAATACGCTGGCGGACAATGCCACGAACAGTGCTCGCAGCAGCAGCAGTGATGTGAAGCAGAATCTCTCACTGATGCGTGAAATTGCCACCCAGTCAGAGCGCATGAACCAGATTCTGACCACCATCGATTCCATCGCCTTCCAGACCAACATTCTGGCACTGAACGCTTCCGTGGAAGCGGCAAGAGCCGGCGAACAGGGCAAGGGGTTTGCCGTGGTGGCTTCCGAGGTCAGGGCGCTGGCAAGTCGTAGCGCAGACTCGGCAGGCGAGATCCGCAAACTGCTGGAAGAAACCAGCCAGTGCATCATGTCCGGTGTGCATCAGGCAGAGCGTAGTGGTCAGAGTATCGGAGAGACACAAACCACCATCGAGCAGCTGGCCATGCTGATCAACGATATCGCTACGGCTTCGCGCGAACAGATCAACGGCATCGATCAGATCAATGGTGCCGTATCGCAGATGGATACCGTGACGCAACAGAATGCAGCCATGGTGCAGCAATCCACTACCGCCGTAGGCGCACTTGAGGAGCAGGCCGAGAAACTGCAATCACTGGTTGCCACCTTCAAGGTACGAGAGCCAATGACTGCTGTTTGA
- a CDS encoding tripartite tricarboxylate transporter TctB family protein, translating into MRIDDRLSGTMLILLGALIFWRASTFPALAGLAYGSGLFPSIAAVGLMISGAAIALTAQLRQRALAGVGASSEGSTTRGTWRHSARVVALLAVVLGYGLLLDPLGFHLTSMLAVAATAMIFGLSVLRSLMLAIPLVIAVHLLFYSLMHVPLPWGVLTPIAW; encoded by the coding sequence ATGCGCATCGATGATCGCCTGTCCGGCACCATGCTGATTCTGCTGGGCGCCCTGATATTCTGGCGCGCTTCGACGTTTCCTGCCCTGGCGGGGCTGGCCTACGGTTCGGGCCTTTTTCCCTCGATTGCGGCCGTGGGCCTGATGATCAGCGGGGCCGCCATCGCGCTGACAGCCCAGCTGCGCCAGCGTGCTCTGGCCGGCGTCGGCGCTTCATCAGAGGGCAGCACGACACGCGGCACCTGGCGTCACAGCGCCAGGGTCGTGGCCCTGCTGGCAGTCGTGCTCGGTTATGGCCTGCTGCTCGATCCGCTCGGGTTTCATCTCACCTCGATGCTGGCAGTCGCGGCAACAGCCATGATCTTCGGTCTCTCCGTGTTGCGCTCACTGATGCTCGCCATTCCTCTGGTGATCGCGGTGCATCTGCTGTTCTATTCGCTGATGCATGTGCCCCTGCCCTGGGGCGTGCTGACCCCGATCGCCTGGTGA
- a CDS encoding SOS response-associated peptidase, protein MCGRYVFFTRRQQAAQQLPFRVRDLIDEAEQPRYNVAPGTRVVVVRRVDAEAGATMEYLWWGYHPHWAGEDAPTPINAKAEKVATSKYYSGAFARHRCLIPADGWYEWLATDSGKQPHFICRKDRGLVWLAGIWTERSDGTPGVAIITHDARGPAKEVHPRMPLALSDDCLGDWLDPDMTDRETIRQLIKPLPADQLTHWAVSREVNRVGNDRVDLVEPINPA, encoded by the coding sequence ATGTGCGGACGATACGTTTTCTTCACCAGGCGACAGCAGGCAGCTCAGCAGCTGCCTTTTCGTGTTCGTGATCTGATTGATGAGGCTGAGCAGCCGCGTTACAACGTGGCGCCCGGGACCAGAGTAGTGGTGGTGCGCCGGGTCGATGCAGAGGCCGGCGCGACGATGGAATATCTGTGGTGGGGCTATCATCCGCACTGGGCGGGGGAGGATGCGCCGACACCGATCAACGCGAAGGCGGAGAAGGTGGCCACCTCGAAGTATTACTCGGGCGCCTTCGCCCGGCATCGTTGCCTGATTCCTGCAGATGGCTGGTACGAGTGGCTGGCCACCGATAGTGGCAAGCAACCACACTTCATCTGCCGGAAGGATCGTGGCCTTGTCTGGCTGGCCGGTATCTGGACCGAGCGCTCCGATGGCACGCCGGGAGTGGCGATTATCACGCATGACGCCCGCGGTCCGGCAAAAGAGGTTCATCCGCGTATGCCACTGGCGCTAAGCGATGACTGCCTGGGAGATTGGCTCGATCCGGATATGACGGATCGGGAGACGATCCGGCAGCTGATCAAGCCACTACCGGCTGATCAGCTCACGCATTGGGCGGTCAGCCGGGAAGTGAATCGGGTCGGGAATGACCGAGTGGATCTGGTCGAGCCGATCAATCCGGCCTGA
- a CDS encoding tripartite tricarboxylate transporter substrate binding protein, giving the protein MQRQITARLTGAVMLLTALMSGPAAAASEQQCNWQPERAVTVIVPWSTGGGTDANTRQLATLLEKAMGVPFNVVNRTGGNGVVGHTMLARSRPDGYTIGAATVEIDTMHWIGLTDLTYRDITPIALFDRPTASVLVNKDSPYQSLNDLLQEAREHPGKLTASGTAQGGIWHLALAGMLKAEGMAPDAIRWIPSQGAGPALKELMAGGVDVATPALSEAKSQIDQGEVRALAYMSDTPMKALPEVPLTAKELKSGWTMSSFVTLSGPKGLPDNIACSYEKAVRQAVNSDAWARFRKSRGTSVVFEDRQQTEQTLASTDRKLGDVIQSVGLAK; this is encoded by the coding sequence ATGCAACGACAGATAACTGCCCGGCTGACCGGCGCGGTCATGCTGTTGACCGCCCTGATGTCCGGGCCGGCCGCGGCAGCCTCGGAGCAGCAATGCAACTGGCAGCCCGAGCGCGCCGTTACCGTCATCGTGCCCTGGAGCACCGGTGGCGGCACCGATGCCAATACCCGTCAACTGGCGACCCTGCTGGAAAAGGCAATGGGTGTTCCCTTCAACGTCGTCAATCGCACCGGGGGCAATGGCGTGGTGGGTCACACCATGCTGGCCCGCAGCCGACCGGATGGCTATACCATCGGCGCCGCTACGGTCGAGATCGATACCATGCACTGGATTGGTCTGACCGATCTGACCTATCGCGACATCACCCCCATCGCGCTGTTCGATCGCCCTACCGCCAGCGTGCTGGTGAACAAGGATTCGCCCTACCAGTCGCTGAATGATCTGCTACAGGAGGCGCGCGAGCATCCCGGCAAGCTGACGGCCTCGGGGACGGCGCAGGGCGGTATCTGGCATCTGGCCCTGGCTGGCATGCTCAAGGCCGAAGGCATGGCCCCTGACGCCATTCGCTGGATTCCCAGCCAGGGCGCCGGGCCGGCACTCAAGGAGCTCATGGCGGGAGGTGTCGATGTGGCGACACCGGCGCTGTCGGAGGCCAAATCCCAGATCGATCAGGGAGAGGTTCGAGCGCTGGCCTACATGAGCGACACCCCAATGAAGGCGCTCCCGGAGGTGCCCCTGACCGCCAAAGAGCTCAAAAGCGGCTGGACCATGAGCTCCTTTGTGACCCTGAGTGGCCCGAAAGGCTTGCCGGACAACATTGCCTGCAGCTATGAAAAGGCTGTCAGACAGGCCGTCAACAGTGATGCCTGGGCCAGATTCAGAAAGAGCCGGGGCACCTCGGTGGTGTTCGAGGACCGTCAGCAGACCGAGCAGACCCTGGCCAGTACCGACCGGAAGCTGGGGGATGTCATCCAATCGGTCGGGCTGGCGAAGTAA
- a CDS encoding tripartite tricarboxylate transporter permease, producing MGDVLANLFNPLSLAVIAGCTLYGTFVGAMPGLTATMAVALLVPFTYFMNPLLAISAIVATTSTAIFAGDIPGALMRIPGTPASAAYVEDAYRLSSSGRARSTLMVSLFSASIGGLVGVTLLAIIAPQLARIAIRFSSFETFWLASLGLTCAVLTSNGSVPKSFASLFLGLFIASIGIDVAVGHPRFTFGNYELLNGVSFIPAIIGLFALSEILRGAHAGGRAEQVVQAGEPLADALRAAGHTLRRFRRNMVRSSVLGTLIGALPGAGADIAAWICYALSKRFSRQPERYGQGYIEGIVDGGSANNAAIGGAWTPALVFGIPGDSVTAVAIGVLLLNGLSPGPHIFTDSPELVHTLYGAFALTNLIMIPAGLLVIMAASHVLRIPRPVLMPIVLLFSLVGAYAITGSSMAIWTVLALGVLGYWMEANDFPLAPAILGLVLGRIVEDNFMTSMMKAQGDLLAFFSRPWAAALGTLTLMIWALLLIRAVRESRRHRSPSSTSDTGT from the coding sequence ATGGGCGACGTACTTGCCAACCTCTTCAACCCGCTCAGCCTGGCCGTGATTGCCGGCTGTACCCTCTATGGCACTTTCGTCGGCGCCATGCCGGGGCTGACCGCCACCATGGCCGTGGCGCTGCTGGTGCCCTTCACCTACTTCATGAACCCGTTGCTGGCGATCAGCGCCATCGTCGCCACCACTTCAACGGCCATCTTTGCCGGTGACATCCCCGGGGCCCTGATGCGGATTCCGGGCACACCGGCCTCGGCGGCCTATGTCGAGGATGCCTACAGACTGTCCAGCAGTGGTCGGGCCCGCTCGACGCTCATGGTATCGCTGTTCTCGGCGAGCATCGGCGGGCTGGTCGGCGTGACGCTACTGGCCATTATCGCCCCGCAGCTGGCGCGCATCGCGATTCGCTTCTCCAGCTTCGAAACCTTCTGGCTTGCCAGCCTGGGGCTGACCTGTGCCGTGCTGACCAGTAACGGCAGTGTGCCCAAAAGTTTCGCCAGCCTGTTTCTCGGCCTGTTCATCGCCTCGATCGGCATCGATGTCGCGGTCGGCCATCCGCGTTTCACCTTCGGCAACTATGAACTGCTCAATGGGGTGAGTTTCATTCCTGCCATCATCGGTCTGTTCGCACTCAGTGAGATTCTGCGTGGCGCGCATGCCGGCGGACGTGCCGAACAGGTAGTACAGGCCGGCGAGCCGCTGGCCGATGCCCTGCGCGCGGCAGGACACACCCTGCGCCGATTCAGGCGCAACATGGTCCGCTCCAGTGTGCTGGGAACCCTGATCGGCGCTCTGCCCGGGGCCGGCGCCGATATCGCGGCGTGGATCTGCTATGCCCTCTCAAAGCGGTTCTCACGTCAGCCCGAGCGCTATGGCCAGGGTTATATCGAAGGCATCGTGGATGGCGGCTCGGCCAACAATGCCGCCATAGGCGGCGCCTGGACGCCAGCACTGGTATTCGGCATCCCCGGCGACAGCGTGACCGCCGTTGCCATCGGCGTACTGCTGCTCAACGGTCTGTCACCCGGGCCGCATATCTTTACCGATTCACCGGAGCTGGTGCATACCCTGTACGGCGCCTTCGCGCTGACCAATCTCATCATGATCCCGGCCGGGTTGCTGGTCATCATGGCGGCCAGCCATGTGCTGCGCATTCCACGGCCGGTGCTGATGCCGATCGTGTTGCTGTTCTCGCTCGTCGGGGCCTATGCCATCACCGGCTCGAGCATGGCCATCTGGACGGTGCTGGCGCTGGGGGTGCTGGGCTACTGGATGGAGGCCAATGATTTTCCGCTGGCCCCGGCCATTCTGGGCCTGGTACTCGGCCGTATTGTCGAGGACAACTTCATGACGTCAATGATGAAGGCCCAGGGCGACCTGCTGGCCTTTTTCAGCCGTCCCTGGGCCGCCGCACTGGGCACCCTGACCCTGATGATCTGGGCGCTGTTGCTGATCCGCGCCGTGCGCGAGAGCCGGCGCCACCGCTCCCCTTCATCCACCTCCGATACGGGCACCTGA
- the thiM gene encoding hydroxyethylthiazole kinase, which yields MVISCAARLPCQDTIETAHQRLGVANPLVHCLTNPVTINFVANTLLAIGASPVMADHPDEAGDLARQADAVLINLGTPSDSRLEAMRRATKAAREAERPWVLDPIGAGGLPRRRELALSLMQQHPSVIRGNASEILGLAQQHGSGHGVDSAHTPREAHQAAQELLSWAGGVAISGASDQLFGVAEQNGRPRPLCMTLEGGSHWQPRVTGTGCALGAMIAAYTAVCTDVPTAMLAAHLHAAAAAERAEELANGPGSFAAAWLDALTSVEPVRLLEKRVNTHWLQSSGRH from the coding sequence ATGGTCATCAGTTGCGCTGCCCGCCTACCCTGCCAAGACACCATCGAGACGGCTCACCAACGCCTGGGCGTTGCCAATCCGCTGGTGCACTGCCTGACCAACCCGGTCACCATCAATTTCGTCGCCAATACCCTGCTGGCGATTGGCGCGTCGCCGGTCATGGCCGATCATCCTGATGAAGCAGGCGATCTGGCTCGGCAGGCCGATGCCGTGCTGATCAATCTGGGCACGCCGAGTGACAGCCGGCTGGAAGCGATGCGACGGGCCACGAAGGCAGCCCGCGAGGCCGAACGTCCCTGGGTGCTCGACCCCATCGGCGCCGGTGGCCTGCCACGGCGGCGCGAGCTGGCGCTGAGCCTGATGCAGCAACACCCCAGCGTGATTCGCGGTAATGCTTCGGAGATTCTGGGCCTGGCGCAACAGCATGGCAGCGGTCATGGCGTCGATAGTGCCCACACGCCGCGAGAAGCCCACCAGGCCGCTCAGGAGCTGCTTTCCTGGGCCGGCGGCGTGGCGATTTCCGGAGCGAGCGATCAGCTCTTCGGCGTGGCAGAGCAGAACGGCCGACCGCGACCACTGTGCATGACGCTCGAGGGTGGCAGTCACTGGCAGCCCCGGGTCACCGGCACCGGCTGCGCACTGGGGGCGATGATCGCAGCCTACACGGCCGTCTGTACCGATGTGCCCACCGCCATGCTGGCGGCCCATCTGCACGCTGCCGCTGCCGCCGAGCGTGCCGAGGAGCTGGCCAACGGCCCGGGGAGCTTCGCGGCCGCCTGGCTGGATGCGCTGACGAGCGTCGAGCCGGTTCGGTTGCTGGAAAAGCGAGTAAATACTCACTGGCTGCAGAGCAGTGGCCGACACTGA
- a CDS encoding GNAT family N-acetyltransferase, whose translation MEIRRDDLTGADIAALLQDHLAAMARHSPPESRHALDLEGLRQPGITFWCAWEGDELLGCGALKALDAHHGELKSMKTATRHLRRGVAARLLTHIIEEAEQQGYQRLSLETGAQPPFAPARALYERFGFDYCAPFGNYREDPNSVFMTRTLRV comes from the coding sequence ATGGAGATTCGTCGCGACGACCTGACCGGTGCCGATATCGCCGCGCTGCTGCAGGATCATCTGGCCGCAATGGCCAGACACTCACCCCCCGAAAGCCGCCACGCGCTTGATCTCGAGGGGCTGCGCCAACCCGGCATCACCTTCTGGTGTGCCTGGGAGGGGGATGAGCTGCTCGGCTGTGGCGCACTGAAGGCGCTTGATGCCCACCACGGCGAGCTCAAATCGATGAAGACCGCGACCCGCCATCTGCGCCGCGGCGTGGCGGCACGGCTGCTTACACACATCATCGAAGAAGCCGAACAGCAGGGCTATCAGCGGCTCAGTCTGGAAACCGGCGCCCAGCCACCGTTTGCGCCAGCGCGTGCGCTCTATGAACGATTCGGCTTTGATTACTGTGCCCCGTTTGGCAACTACCGCGAGGACCCCAACAGCGTCTTCATGACCCGCACGCTCCGGGTGTGA
- a CDS encoding HpcH/HpaI aldolase family protein, with the protein MSRYNQTRAALEQHRTVSTLWLESASPELAELAVYAGWKTLLVDNEHGVSGLEHTAHLLRAIEAAGGEMVLRIPAFDPLYLKKILDMGVRSIMVPMINSAEEGRALVAACRYPPQGERGYAAPIVRASRYGAISDYARHANEDLLLIVQIEHVDAVEEVEAIAAVEGIDMLFIGPNDLAGSMGRLEQLEDPDVRALIGDLERRITASGRWMGTITGPGRDVATLSRTGYRFVAGPNDVAIFATALREEAERWRALSADFEPT; encoded by the coding sequence ATGAGCCGATACAACCAAACCCGGGCTGCGCTCGAGCAGCACCGCACCGTCAGCACCCTGTGGCTGGAGAGTGCCAGCCCGGAACTGGCCGAACTGGCGGTTTACGCCGGCTGGAAAACCCTGCTGGTGGACAATGAACACGGCGTGTCGGGGCTTGAGCACACCGCCCATCTATTGCGCGCCATCGAAGCGGCCGGTGGCGAGATGGTGCTGCGCATTCCCGCCTTCGATCCCCTCTATCTGAAGAAGATTCTCGATATGGGCGTGCGTTCGATCATGGTGCCGATGATCAACTCCGCTGAAGAGGGCCGCGCGCTGGTGGCCGCCTGTCGCTATCCGCCGCAGGGAGAGCGGGGTTATGCCGCCCCGATCGTTCGCGCCTCACGCTATGGCGCGATCAGCGACTACGCCCGGCATGCCAACGAGGATCTACTGCTGATTGTCCAGATCGAACATGTCGATGCCGTCGAAGAGGTTGAAGCCATTGCGGCGGTGGAGGGCATCGATATGCTGTTCATCGGCCCCAACGACCTGGCGGGCTCGATGGGACGGCTGGAACAGCTCGAAGATCCGGACGTGCGCGCCCTTATCGGCGATCTTGAACGACGCATCACGGCAAGTGGCCGCTGGATGGGCACCATTACCGGTCCGGGACGGGATGTCGCGACGCTTTCCAGGACCGGTTATCGCTTTGTCGCCGGTCCCAACGATGTGGCGATTTTTGCCACGGCCCTGCGCGAAGAAGCCGAGCGCTGGCGCGCGCTGTCCGCAGATTTCGAGCCCACCTGA